In Oncorhynchus kisutch isolate 150728-3 unplaced genomic scaffold, Okis_V2 scaffold1049, whole genome shotgun sequence, the following are encoded in one genomic region:
- the LOC116364345 gene encoding dnaJ homolog subfamily B member 14-like, producing MFFGGGFPSSAAHTFTNGRARYSQQTDQRRERAEERGEGGFSMFIQLIPIVVLILVSILSQLMVSTPPYSLYSRPSTGQTVKRQTENLHVDYYVNRDFKTEYKGSNLQKIEKNVEEDYVSNVRNNCWKERQTKTDLLYAAKVYRDDRLRKKAELMTMDNCKELDRLNDLFRGG from the exons ATGTTCTTCGGAGGAGGATTCCCCTCTT CGGCTGCCCACACGTTCACCAACGGCAGGGCGCGATACAGCCAGCAGACGGACCAAAGacgggagagagcagaggagaggggagag GGAGGGTTCTCCATGTTTATCCAGCTGATACCCATCGTTGTACTCATCCTGGTGTCCATCTTGAGCCAACTGATGGTGTCTACCCCCCCCTACAGCCTCTACTCCAGACc gTCCACGGGGCAGACGGTGAAACGGCAGACGGAGAACCTGCATGTGGATTACTACGTCAACAGAGACTTCAAGACAGAGTACAAGGGCTCCAATCTGCAGAAGATTGAGAAGAACGTGGAGGAGGATTACGTGTCTAATGTCAGAAACAACtgctggaaggagaggcagacga aaACAGACTTGCTGTATGCTGCTAAGGTCTACAGAGACGACCGCCTGCGTAAGAAGGCTGAGCTGATGACCATGGATAACTGCAAGGAGCTGGACAGACTAAATGACCTGTTCAGAGGGGGCTGA